In a genomic window of Flavobacterium lipolyticum:
- a CDS encoding endonuclease/exonuclease/phosphatase family protein, which translates to MKYLLSLTFFLFSVLTYSQTKILSWNIENLGKSKSESELNFIANTVLAYDIIAIQEVVAGYGGSQAVAKLAAILNNKGSKWDYTISNPTSGNSYKTERYAYLWKTSKVKLKGNAWLEKKYHSEIDREPYLGTFEINKKSITLVNFHAITKKKQPETEIKYFKFLPEQYSNLNLVFVGDFNCPQSHSVFTPLKKMGYHSTLQNQKTTLKQQCKETVCLASEFDNIFYHKKSVNYINSGIVSFYKNFNSLQEARKISDHIPIWIEFSLN; encoded by the coding sequence ATGAAATACTTATTAAGTCTTACTTTCTTCCTTTTTTCTGTTCTCACGTACTCACAAACTAAAATTCTATCCTGGAATATTGAGAACTTAGGAAAATCAAAATCCGAATCAGAACTGAATTTCATTGCAAATACTGTTCTTGCTTATGATATTATCGCAATTCAGGAAGTTGTTGCCGGATATGGCGGTTCACAGGCTGTTGCAAAACTTGCTGCAATTTTAAACAATAAGGGCTCAAAATGGGACTATACCATAAGCAACCCAACAAGCGGAAACAGCTATAAAACAGAACGATACGCTTATCTCTGGAAAACAAGCAAGGTAAAACTGAAAGGTAACGCCTGGCTGGAAAAAAAATACCATTCAGAAATTGATCGTGAGCCTTATCTGGGCACTTTTGAAATCAATAAAAAGAGCATTACATTAGTCAATTTTCATGCTATCACTAAAAAGAAGCAACCTGAGACGGAGATCAAATATTTTAAATTTCTGCCTGAACAATATTCCAACTTAAATTTGGTCTTTGTTGGTGATTTTAACTGCCCGCAATCTCACTCTGTATTTACTCCATTAAAAAAAATGGGATACCATTCTACTTTACAGAATCAAAAGACTACTTTAAAGCAACAATGCAAAGAGACTGTTTGCCTGGCATCAGAATTTGATAATATTTTTTATCACAAAAAGTCAGTAAACTATATAAATTCCGGTATTGTTTCGTTCTATAAAAACTTTAATTCACTTCAGGAAGCCCGAAAAATATCCGATCATATTCCAATCTGGATTGAATTTTCACTGAACTAG
- a CDS encoding LTA synthase family protein has product MYDNFRLNELKVLLYRLSLAYIFYFLARILFYLFNKNLLKVDSVLELLRLSYYGLAFDTTAILYVNLLFIVLSILPLVKNTSKGYQKILFYLYFGTNLTAYATNFVDFIYYKYTFARTTMAVMNVLEHETNKKILAFSFMIDYWYVFLLFFVFATLWIGLYNEVKVKMQIHLNRIYYFGFSILTFLLIILLVIGGIRGGDFKKSTRPINLLDASDHVTRIAHSDIVLNTPFAIIRTLFTNSFAKPDYKDVNEEVILEKVQPIKQYANNPVTKPNIVLFILESYGREYIGAFNKEAKIRNYKSHAPFLDSLSQHSLIFTNAYANGRQSIHGMSSVLAGIPSFKDAFTSSPYPKQKIESLVSTLKGIGYTTSFFHGAANGSMGFLGFANILGIDHYYGRTEFNDDSQFDGYWGIWDEPFLQFMEKTLNKEQTPFFASVFTVSSHEPYIIPDKYKNRFNEGGVPIHKCVEYTDYALKRFFDEAKKAPWFSNTIFVFVADHCNQVYYDEYQKAINHYAVPIIIYHSNSKYVGVDTDFAQQIDIYPTILDMIGYRRPFRSWGRSLLDKKDSAPFVINSTGTIYQFSKGNYICTFDGQKVLGFYDKNDKDLKKNLIGSRNAEMNEIDVNCKAFIQDYYDRIMDHKLYYE; this is encoded by the coding sequence ATGTATGATAATTTCCGATTAAATGAGTTAAAGGTTCTTCTTTACAGACTTTCATTAGCTTATATTTTTTATTTCCTTGCGAGGATTCTCTTTTATTTGTTCAATAAAAATTTGCTCAAAGTTGATTCTGTTCTCGAATTGCTGAGACTTTCTTATTATGGGCTTGCTTTTGATACAACAGCTATTTTGTATGTCAATTTGCTTTTTATTGTATTATCAATTCTTCCATTAGTTAAAAACACCAGTAAAGGATATCAAAAAATCCTTTTTTATCTTTATTTTGGTACGAACTTAACCGCCTATGCAACCAATTTTGTAGATTTCATTTATTACAAGTATACTTTTGCCAGAACTACAATGGCGGTAATGAATGTTCTGGAACATGAGACGAATAAAAAGATATTAGCTTTTAGTTTCATGATCGATTATTGGTATGTCTTTCTTTTGTTTTTTGTTTTTGCGACACTTTGGATAGGATTGTACAACGAAGTGAAGGTTAAAATGCAGATTCATCTGAATAGGATTTATTATTTTGGATTTTCGATTCTTACCTTTTTACTTATTATTTTATTAGTAATTGGCGGTATCAGAGGAGGAGATTTTAAAAAATCAACCAGACCTATTAATCTTTTGGATGCCAGTGATCATGTAACCCGTATTGCGCATTCGGATATTGTTCTTAATACGCCTTTTGCAATTATCAGAACATTATTTACCAACAGCTTTGCCAAACCTGATTATAAGGATGTAAACGAAGAAGTGATACTTGAAAAAGTGCAGCCTATAAAACAGTACGCCAATAATCCGGTTACGAAACCCAATATTGTTCTTTTTATACTGGAAAGTTATGGAAGAGAATATATAGGTGCTTTTAACAAAGAAGCTAAGATTCGCAATTACAAAAGTCATGCGCCATTTTTGGATTCTTTGTCTCAGCATAGTTTGATTTTTACAAATGCCTATGCAAACGGACGACAGTCGATACATGGAATGTCGTCTGTTTTGGCTGGAATTCCGTCTTTTAAGGATGCGTTTACGTCATCGCCTTATCCCAAACAAAAGATTGAATCGTTGGTTTCTACATTAAAAGGGATTGGCTATACTACTTCTTTCTTTCATGGTGCTGCTAATGGTTCGATGGGATTTTTGGGTTTTGCGAACATTCTGGGCATTGATCATTATTATGGAAGAACGGAGTTTAATGATGATTCTCAGTTCGATGGTTATTGGGGAATTTGGGATGAACCCTTTTTGCAGTTTATGGAGAAAACCCTCAATAAGGAGCAAACGCCTTTTTTTGCCAGTGTATTTACGGTTTCTTCTCATGAACCTTATATTATTCCCGATAAGTATAAAAACAGATTTAATGAAGGTGGCGTACCCATACATAAATGTGTGGAATATACAGATTATGCCCTGAAGAGATTTTTTGATGAGGCTAAAAAGGCTCCCTGGTTTTCTAATACCATATTTGTTTTTGTGGCCGATCATTGTAATCAGGTTTATTACGACGAATATCAAAAGGCAATAAATCATTATGCTGTTCCAATTATTATATACCATTCTAATAGTAAATATGTAGGTGTTGATACTGATTTTGCCCAACAAATTGATATTTACCCTACGATTCTGGATATGATAGGTTATCGAAGACCTTTTAGAAGTTGGGGAAGAAGTTTATTGGATAAAAAAGATTCAGCTCCGTTTGTGATCAATTCAACCGGTACAATTTATCAGTTTTCTAAAGGAAATTACATCTGTACTTTTGATGGGCAAAAGGTTTTAGGTTTCTATGATAAGAATGATAAAGATTTAAAGAAAAATTTGATAGGCAGTAGAAATGCGGAGATGAATGAGATCGATGTAAATTGTAAGGCTTTTATTCAGGACTATTATGATCGAATAATGGATCACAAATTATATTACGAATAA
- a CDS encoding acetyl-CoA carboxylase carboxyltransferase subunit alpha, protein MEYLDFELPIKELEEQLEKCVIIGKESDVDVTPTCKEINKKLEQTKKEIYKNLTAWQRVQLSRHPNRPYTLDYIKALCGDTFLELHGDRSFKDDKAMVGGLGKINGQSFMIVGQQKGFNTKTRQYRNFGMANPEGYRKALRLMKMAEKFGIPVLTLVDTPGAYPGLEAEERGQGEAIARNIFEMVRLQVPIITIIVGEGASGGALGIGVGDKVYMLENTWYSVISPESCSSILWKSWEYKERAADALKLTSSDMKKQKLVDDVIPEPLGGAHYDRETTFKTVAEYITKGYNELKDLSTHDLIAQRMDKYSKMGEYKE, encoded by the coding sequence ATGGAATATTTAGATTTTGAGCTTCCGATTAAAGAACTTGAAGAACAGTTAGAAAAGTGTGTCATAATTGGAAAAGAATCTGATGTTGATGTAACACCAACCTGCAAGGAAATCAACAAAAAATTAGAGCAAACTAAGAAAGAAATATACAAAAACCTTACAGCCTGGCAACGTGTTCAGCTGTCAAGACATCCAAATAGACCTTATACTTTAGATTATATCAAAGCACTTTGCGGAGATACATTTTTAGAGCTTCACGGAGACAGAAGTTTTAAAGATGATAAAGCGATGGTGGGTGGATTAGGAAAAATAAACGGACAGTCGTTTATGATCGTAGGTCAGCAAAAAGGTTTCAATACCAAAACCCGTCAGTACCGTAATTTTGGTATGGCAAACCCTGAAGGATACCGCAAAGCTTTGCGTTTGATGAAAATGGCAGAGAAGTTTGGAATCCCGGTTTTAACTTTAGTAGACACTCCGGGTGCATATCCGGGACTTGAGGCTGAAGAAAGAGGGCAGGGAGAGGCCATCGCCAGAAACATTTTTGAAATGGTTCGTTTGCAAGTGCCTATTATCACTATTATTGTTGGTGAAGGAGCTTCAGGAGGAGCATTAGGAATTGGTGTAGGAGATAAAGTGTATATGTTAGAGAATACCTGGTATTCTGTAATTTCTCCAGAATCTTGTTCTTCAATTTTATGGAAAAGCTGGGAGTACAAAGAACGTGCTGCCGACGCTTTAAAATTGACTTCATCTGATATGAAAAAACAAAAATTAGTTGATGATGTGATCCCGGAACCATTAGGAGGAGCACACTACGATCGCGAAACCACTTTCAAAACAGTAGCGGAGTACATCACTAAAGGATATAATGAATTGAAAGACTTATCAACACATGATCTGATTGCCCAAAGAATGGACAAGTACAGTAAGATGGGGGAGTATAAAGAGTAA
- the dnaB gene encoding replicative DNA helicase → MENFKNVNPVKVDKTTIINLEKGKLPPQVLELEEAVLGAMMIDKKGVDDVIDILQADAFYKEGHKFIFEAIVQLFTETQPIDLLTVSAQLKKNGKLELAGGDFYLIQLTQKIASSAHIEFHSRIILQKFIQRSLIRISSEIIEASYDETADVFDLLDQAESKLYEVTQGNIKRSSETAQSLVLQAKKKIEEIAKKEGLSGVETGFHNLDKLTSGWQPSDLIIIAARPAMGKTAFVLSMARNIAIQYGHGVALFSLEMASVQLITRLISSETGLSSEKLRTGKLEPHEWEMLSTKVKDLEKAPLFIDDTPSLSIFDLRAKCRRLASQHGIKIIIIDYLQLMTAGGNNKGGGNREQEISTISRNLKALAKELNVPVIALSQLSRAVETRGSSKRPLLSDLRESGAIEQDADIVSFLYRPEYYKIEEWDDDEASPTAGQAEIMIAKHRNGGIENIRLKFLGHLGKFDNLDDFSGSYDDLPSKMNHDDNSFITKSLPSANEAFGSNLNDDDDDNDVPF, encoded by the coding sequence ATGGAAAATTTCAAGAATGTAAATCCTGTAAAGGTAGATAAAACCACAATTATTAATTTAGAAAAAGGAAAACTTCCGCCGCAAGTGCTTGAATTGGAGGAGGCTGTTCTTGGTGCGATGATGATTGATAAAAAGGGGGTTGATGATGTAATTGATATTTTACAGGCTGATGCTTTTTATAAAGAGGGACATAAATTTATTTTTGAAGCGATCGTTCAGCTTTTTACCGAAACACAGCCAATCGATTTGCTGACGGTTTCGGCACAATTAAAGAAGAATGGAAAATTAGAGTTAGCCGGAGGAGATTTTTATTTAATTCAGCTTACTCAAAAAATTGCTTCTTCTGCGCATATCGAATTCCACTCTCGTATTATCCTTCAAAAATTCATTCAAAGAAGTTTGATTCGAATTTCGTCCGAAATTATTGAAGCCTCTTATGATGAAACAGCAGACGTGTTTGATTTGCTGGATCAGGCCGAATCTAAACTTTATGAAGTAACACAAGGAAATATCAAACGTAGTTCTGAAACGGCTCAGAGTTTGGTACTTCAGGCTAAAAAGAAAATTGAAGAGATTGCGAAAAAGGAAGGATTGAGTGGTGTGGAAACCGGTTTTCATAATTTGGACAAATTGACTTCAGGATGGCAGCCTAGTGATTTAATTATTATCGCGGCGAGACCTGCGATGGGAAAAACGGCCTTTGTACTTTCAATGGCGAGAAATATAGCCATTCAGTACGGGCATGGGGTGGCTTTGTTCTCTCTGGAGATGGCATCCGTTCAGTTGATTACAAGGTTAATTTCGTCAGAAACTGGATTGTCATCAGAAAAACTTCGTACCGGTAAATTAGAACCCCACGAATGGGAAATGTTGAGTACCAAAGTAAAAGATCTGGAAAAAGCACCTTTGTTTATTGATGATACACCTTCGCTTTCTATTTTTGACTTGAGAGCAAAATGCCGTCGTTTGGCTTCACAGCACGGAATTAAAATTATTATTATTGATTATTTGCAGCTGATGACTGCCGGAGGAAATAATAAAGGAGGTGGAAATCGTGAACAGGAGATTTCTACTATTTCCCGAAACTTAAAAGCCCTGGCAAAAGAGCTAAACGTTCCGGTAATTGCACTTTCGCAGTTATCGCGTGCCGTTGAAACGCGTGGATCCAGTAAACGTCCGTTGCTTTCGGATCTTCGTGAATCTGGAGCTATCGAGCAGGATGCCGATATCGTTTCGTTTTTATACCGACCGGAATACTACAAAATTGAAGAGTGGGATGACGATGAAGCATCACCAACTGCAGGTCAGGCAGAGATTATGATCGCCAAACACCGTAACGGGGGGATCGAAAACATTCGATTGAAATTCTTAGGACATCTTGGAAAGTTTGATAATCTTGATGATTTTTCAGGTAGTTATGACGATTTGCCATCAAAAATGAATCATGACGATAATTCTTTTATAACTAAAAGCCTGCCTTCGGCCAATGAAGCTTTCGGCAGTAATTTAAATGACGACGATGACGACAACGATGTTCCGTTTTAA
- a CDS encoding dual specificity protein phosphatase family protein, with protein MKKKIIASLVVAVALVWIVKYVYDVHVNHNFETITKNKVYKSGVIPPDQLERYIKKYHIRSVIDLRFPGTQDLKNNPEIPSELTAEKNAIEKIKGVNYFNNGSDQIPTQENLDAFFKIMDNENNYPVLIHCYHGIGRAQLYSALYRIEYEGFANEAARKKIRMILKFSSFDDGTPKGEYLKNYKHRKKCKLKEAI; from the coding sequence ATGAAAAAGAAAATTATTGCCTCTTTGGTTGTGGCAGTTGCGCTAGTTTGGATTGTAAAATATGTTTATGATGTACATGTCAATCATAATTTTGAGACCATAACAAAGAATAAAGTGTACAAATCCGGTGTAATTCCGCCTGATCAATTGGAACGTTATATTAAGAAATACCATATTAGATCGGTTATTGATTTGCGTTTTCCGGGAACGCAGGATTTAAAAAACAATCCGGAAATTCCTTCAGAACTAACCGCTGAAAAAAATGCGATTGAGAAAATAAAAGGAGTGAATTATTTTAATAACGGATCCGATCAGATTCCTACTCAGGAGAATCTGGATGCTTTTTTTAAGATAATGGATAATGAAAATAACTATCCGGTTTTGATCCATTGTTATCATGGTATTGGCAGAGCTCAGTTGTATTCGGCGTTGTATCGTATAGAATATGAGGGTTTTGCAAATGAAGCGGCTCGCAAAAAGATCAGAATGATACTTAAATTTAGCTCTTTTGACGATGGTACTCCAAAAGGGGAGTATCTGAAAAACTACAAGCACAGAAAAAAGTGCAAATTGAAAGAAGCAATTTAA
- a CDS encoding asparagine synthetase B → MKKCLVYIFILLLSFTAKASFILLPMDETTQQNHLKAYGITYWCLSRDYKASWLLNYRGGSFLLPDADEIRKECKIRGVSFEILSDTEEASILNDISSPSQNMESVILEKAPKIAVYTPKGKQPWDDAVTLVLTYAEIPFTPIYDEEVLSDQLLLYDWLHLHHEDFTGQYGKFYSAYKNTPWYIEQKKDAEALAVKLGYPKVSQEKGAVAKKIRDFVIGGGFMFAMCSATDSFDIALSADGVDICEAMFDGDASESNYQSKLNYGNSFAFKNFTLERKPEVYEFSDIDMTSKRRIPMEKDYFSLMEFSAKWDPIPSMLCQNHTQLVKGFMGQTTSFDTDLIKSNVLIMGTCELNGESRYIHGEKGKGMFTFFGGHDPEDFQHQVGDPPTVLDLHPNSPGYRLILNNVLFPAARKKKLKT, encoded by the coding sequence ATGAAGAAGTGCTTAGTTTATATTTTCATATTGCTACTTTCATTCACGGCAAAAGCCTCGTTTATCCTACTTCCGATGGACGAAACCACACAGCAGAATCATCTTAAAGCCTACGGAATTACCTATTGGTGTTTAAGTAGAGACTATAAAGCAAGTTGGTTGTTAAATTATCGCGGAGGTTCATTTTTACTCCCGGATGCCGATGAAATCCGTAAAGAATGTAAAATAAGAGGAGTAAGTTTTGAAATTCTTTCAGATACTGAGGAGGCTTCGATATTAAATGATATTTCAAGTCCATCCCAAAATATGGAATCTGTTATTTTAGAAAAAGCACCTAAAATTGCGGTTTATACACCAAAAGGGAAACAACCCTGGGACGACGCCGTAACTTTAGTTTTAACTTATGCTGAAATTCCTTTTACACCAATTTATGATGAAGAGGTTTTAAGTGATCAGCTGCTTCTTTACGATTGGCTGCATTTGCACCATGAAGACTTTACCGGACAATACGGTAAATTTTACTCTGCGTATAAAAATACACCCTGGTACATTGAACAAAAAAAAGACGCTGAGGCTCTGGCTGTAAAATTAGGGTATCCTAAAGTATCTCAGGAAAAAGGAGCAGTTGCAAAAAAGATCAGAGATTTTGTAATCGGTGGTGGATTTATGTTTGCGATGTGTTCTGCAACGGATAGTTTTGATATTGCACTTTCGGCAGATGGAGTTGATATCTGCGAAGCCATGTTTGACGGAGATGCCAGTGAGTCCAATTATCAGTCAAAATTGAATTATGGAAATTCGTTTGCCTTTAAAAATTTTACTTTGGAACGAAAACCGGAAGTTTATGAATTCTCAGATATTGACATGACCTCAAAACGCAGAATTCCTATGGAGAAAGATTATTTTTCTTTAATGGAGTTTTCCGCAAAATGGGATCCAATTCCTAGTATGTTGTGCCAGAATCATACACAATTAGTAAAAGGATTTATGGGCCAGACGACCTCATTTGATACCGATTTGATAAAATCAAATGTCCTGATAATGGGGACTTGCGAATTGAATGGAGAATCAAGATACATTCATGGCGAGAAAGGAAAAGGGATGTTTACTTTTTTTGGAGGACATGATCCTGAAGATTTTCAGCATCAGGTTGGAGATCCGCCTACCGTTTTAGATTTACACCCAAACTCTCCGGGGTACCGTCTCATTTTAAATAATGTTTTGTTTCCTGCAGCAAGAAAGAAAAAGCTGAAAACATAA
- a CDS encoding DMT family transporter, whose translation MRNDNLKSYLNLHLIVFIWGFTAILGALITIDAENLVWFRMLLAGVFLAAFIVYKKQSFVISATSFAKLIFVGLLIALHWIFFFRAIHVSNVSITLSIFSLGAFFASLLEPLFYGRKILFYEVFFGLIIMAGLALIMQVEVKYLHGMYYALAAIILGVLFTLMNGKLITEHHPSVITFYEFAAGVFFISIYFLVQGKFTADFFRMSLNNWALLLVLASVCTAYAFTASVKVMQKLTPYTVMLTTNLEPVYGIMLAYFILGEKEKMSTEFYIGALIIVVTVIANGMIKHYLENKKAKK comes from the coding sequence ATGCGAAACGATAATTTAAAAAGTTATTTAAATCTTCATTTAATTGTTTTTATATGGGGTTTCACGGCCATTTTGGGTGCTTTGATAACTATTGATGCCGAAAATCTGGTTTGGTTCAGAATGCTTCTCGCGGGAGTTTTTCTCGCAGCATTTATTGTGTACAAAAAACAATCATTTGTAATCTCGGCGACTTCCTTTGCGAAACTGATTTTTGTAGGATTACTGATTGCGCTTCACTGGATTTTCTTTTTTAGAGCGATACACGTTTCCAACGTTTCTATAACACTTTCGATATTCTCACTCGGTGCATTTTTTGCGTCGTTACTGGAACCTCTTTTTTACGGAAGAAAAATTTTATTCTACGAAGTTTTCTTCGGATTGATTATTATGGCCGGTTTAGCATTGATTATGCAGGTCGAGGTAAAGTATCTGCATGGAATGTATTATGCCTTAGCTGCTATTATTCTGGGGGTTTTATTTACTTTAATGAATGGAAAATTGATAACAGAACACCATCCTTCTGTAATTACTTTTTATGAGTTTGCCGCCGGAGTATTCTTTATTTCAATTTATTTTTTAGTACAGGGAAAATTCACTGCCGATTTTTTTAGAATGTCACTAAACAACTGGGCTTTATTGCTTGTTTTGGCTTCGGTTTGTACCGCTTATGCCTTTACTGCTTCAGTGAAAGTGATGCAGAAATTAACGCCTTATACCGTGATGTTAACGACTAATTTAGAGCCTGTTTACGGAATTATGCTGGCTTATTTTATTCTTGGAGAAAAAGAAAAAATGAGCACCGAATTTTATATTGGCGCCCTGATAATTGTAGTTACGGTTATTGCGAATGGTATGATAAAACATTATTTAGAAAATAAAAAAGCTAAAAAGTAA
- a CDS encoding response regulator: MFKKILVAEDLDSISIAVIQALEELNVPVIDHVKYCDDGLNKVKKAIMDNEPYDLLITDLSFKKDHRKTILNGGEELIEAVNEVQPKIKKIVFSIEDKSYRIKSLFYDLGISAYVSKGRNSIVELKKAIEGTFRNEEKILSSDLSFNFNEKSLFEIESYDISILKLLSQGYILDNISNEFKATSITPNGTSSIEKRINKLKIYFKANNNVHLIAIAKDFGLI, encoded by the coding sequence ATGTTCAAAAAAATTTTAGTTGCCGAAGATTTAGACAGTATCAGCATTGCCGTAATTCAAGCGCTTGAAGAACTAAACGTTCCTGTAATTGACCATGTCAAATATTGTGACGACGGATTAAATAAAGTAAAAAAAGCTATTATGGATAATGAACCATACGATTTATTAATCACTGATTTATCTTTTAAAAAGGATCATCGTAAAACTATTCTAAACGGTGGCGAAGAGTTAATCGAAGCGGTTAATGAAGTTCAGCCTAAAATAAAAAAGATAGTATTTTCTATAGAAGACAAATCTTATCGTATAAAATCTCTTTTTTATGATTTAGGCATTAGTGCCTATGTTTCTAAAGGGCGTAATAGTATCGTCGAATTAAAAAAAGCGATTGAAGGAACTTTTAGAAATGAAGAAAAAATACTTTCTTCTGATTTGTCTTTTAATTTCAACGAAAAATCATTGTTTGAAATTGAATCGTACGACATTTCAATCTTAAAACTTCTGTCGCAAGGCTATATTTTAGATAACATATCAAATGAATTTAAAGCAACTTCGATCACTCCAAACGGGACCAGCAGTATCGAAAAACGCATTAATAAACTAAAGATTTACTTTAAGGCAAATAACAATGTACATCTAATTGCTATTGCCAAAGATTTTGGTCTGATTTAA
- a CDS encoding sensor histidine kinase yields the protein MSGSPVYEKEIVAIILYTSCFFMVVAFFLVAFFYFSRKKIIQKEVEKRDLEIQYRKEQLHAVIVTQEEERKRIAQDLHDDISSKLNIVSLNSHLLSSPNLTEAETNEITDTIISLTAKALENSRKIAHNLLPPVFEKFGLNAGVRELCDEFESSKAVKVHYHNGIDFDSNHNDRHLHIFRILQELMNNSLRHGKATEIWIDFKVENEIQTCYYKDNGIGFDSENAENQKGLGMKNIDSRISFLKGIIEIHSEIGKGISVVFTF from the coding sequence ATGAGTGGAAGCCCGGTTTACGAAAAAGAGATAGTTGCCATCATCTTGTACACATCATGTTTTTTTATGGTTGTGGCATTTTTCTTAGTGGCCTTCTTTTATTTTTCGAGAAAGAAAATTATTCAGAAGGAAGTAGAGAAAAGAGATTTGGAAATTCAGTATCGAAAGGAACAATTGCATGCAGTTATTGTTACTCAGGAAGAAGAGCGAAAAAGAATCGCTCAGGATTTGCATGATGACATCAGTTCTAAGCTCAATATAGTTTCATTAAATTCACATTTACTATCCTCCCCAAATTTAACGGAAGCTGAGACAAATGAAATTACGGATACAATTATTAGTCTAACGGCTAAAGCATTAGAGAATTCCAGAAAAATTGCCCATAATTTATTACCCCCGGTTTTTGAAAAGTTTGGTCTGAATGCCGGAGTCCGGGAACTTTGTGACGAATTTGAAAGTTCTAAGGCGGTAAAAGTGCATTATCATAATGGAATTGATTTTGACTCGAATCATAATGACCGACATTTACATATTTTTCGAATTCTGCAGGAATTAATGAACAATTCTTTACGCCATGGTAAAGCTACCGAAATTTGGATTGATTTTAAAGTAGAAAATGAGATTCAGACTTGTTATTATAAAGATAATGGAATTGGTTTTGACAGCGAAAATGCCGAAAATCAGAAGGGATTGGGTATGAAAAATATAGATAGCCGTATTTCGTTTTTGAAAGGAATAATCGAAATTCATTCGGAAATTGGTAAAGGTATTAGCGTAGTTTTTACTTTTTAG
- a CDS encoding response regulator transcription factor, translating into MSAAIKIALVDDEVLFRKGISFLLQREDNIDIIFEASNGEELLLNLDNSVIKPDIIIMDLKMPILNGVEATKIIRKSFPEIKIIALTSYDTKSFIANMIQVGAVAYLIKNTTPKDLIHTINQVAKKGFYYNESVLQTIQETIISSKTSKGNLETGFLSQREIEILQLICQQKTTSEIADHLYLSPRTVEGHRNNLLLKTESKNIAGLVVYAIQNEIAVLTL; encoded by the coding sequence ATGAGTGCCGCTATTAAAATTGCTTTAGTAGATGACGAAGTTTTGTTCCGTAAAGGGATTTCTTTTTTATTGCAAAGAGAAGATAATATCGATATTATTTTTGAAGCATCAAACGGAGAAGAACTTCTGTTAAATTTAGACAACAGCGTGATCAAGCCTGATATTATTATCATGGATTTGAAAATGCCCATTTTAAATGGTGTCGAGGCTACAAAAATTATTCGGAAATCATTTCCCGAAATTAAAATTATTGCGCTAACCAGCTATGATACAAAATCATTTATTGCCAATATGATTCAGGTGGGAGCTGTAGCTTATCTGATAAAAAATACAACTCCAAAAGATTTAATTCATACCATCAATCAAGTAGCAAAAAAAGGTTTCTATTACAATGAGAGTGTACTGCAAACCATTCAGGAAACTATTATCTCCAGTAAAACTTCAAAAGGAAATCTGGAAACCGGTTTTCTTTCACAACGGGAAATAGAAATACTTCAGCTTATTTGCCAGCAAAAAACAACTTCAGAAATTGCAGATCATCTTTACTTAAGTCCCAGAACTGTAGAAGGGCACCGTAACAACTTATTGCTTAAAACAGAATCCAAAAATATAGCTGGTTTAGTAGTATATGCGATTCAGAATGAAATTGCTGTTTTAACGCTGTAA